In Rosa chinensis cultivar Old Blush chromosome 1, RchiOBHm-V2, whole genome shotgun sequence, a genomic segment contains:
- the LOC112182209 gene encoding protein ARV 1-like — protein MLSLGISWFFSTFVLATRAVFSKLRRSLGYKDLLLAILISSYFKMFLIAMMVSECPSVILIIDLFVLSSNTVALKVITRSAMSRCIAACFSAQVVRFSVTQRCWTWEL, from the exons ATGTTGTCTTTGGGAATTTCATGGTTTTTTTCTACCTTTGTGCTTGCTACGAGGGCTGTTTTCAGCAAATTACGTAGATCACTCGG GTACAAAGACCTTCTGCTGGCAATACTTATTTCAAGTTACTTCAAGATGTTTCTAATTGCAATGATG GTCTCGGAATGTCCTTCTGTGATTTTGATCATTGACTTATTTGTATTATCCTCCAACACTGTGGCACTCAAAG TGATAACTCGGTCAGCTATGAGTAGAT gtATAGCAGCCTGCTTCAGTGCTCAAGTTGTAAGGTTTTCAGTCACACAAAGGTGCTGGACGTGGGAACTTTGA
- the LOC112182201 gene encoding NAC domain-containing protein 14-like isoform X1, which translates to MMMISSGRITLPKGFRFQPSDEELLSHYLEKKNYQSKDPQIEAIIPEINVCDHEPRDLPALVFKRAEFLDKEWFTMADSPDMERYFFSPLVFKNSTSKSKSKGKGKGKSTQINRATKEGSWKKQGGDKRITRPYSDKQIGGKRILTFYLRDKQRTDWVIHEYYLTKANSDEQVGDFVLCRLKNKSGKSDHDQQDDPLCDGGEPNSGSCSMVSNVEHQGSKELGTVLPISNINDDEAERGGGSCSMAFNVENQPSKQLENVLPIPNRSDGDTEHGGGSCHIASGFENEAAEFGLLTEEEINQTFKELIDAVREYDGNEQEVRGSQTDFCYIDQNDHWISVEDQPADSCISSDSIVVEKPLDEPGNLALHRHPLPPPNMVEKPLDEPRNLALPLHPPPPPNMFEKPLDEPGNLGLPLHPPPSPQLQSPIYTKLGTTNVQNDESRKRKYSFGDNDSFLTKKNHIDEVDSNSSSNSENQAADAIPEGYSQPGENLESESFQSQELPSINRVPGDFPHDNNLIEWGKFSPITEGFDSSLEFSDTFIDCYPCD; encoded by the exons atgatgatgatcagCAGCGGCCGGATCACACTTCCAAAGGGTTTCCGATTCCAGCCATCCGACGAGGAGCTGCTGAGTCATTacttggagaagaagaattatCAGAGCAAGGATCCCCAAATCGAGGCCATCATCCCAGAAATCAATGTGTGCGACCACGAGCCCCGCGATTTACCAG CACTGGTGTTCAAAAGGGCGGAATTTCTGGACAAGGAGTGGTTCACCATGGCGGACTCTCCGGACATGGAGCGGTACTTCTTCAGTCCGCTAGTTTTTAAAAACAGCACtagcaaaagcaaaagcaaaggcAAAGGCAAAGGCAAAAGCACTCAAATCAACAGGGCTACCAAGGAAGGCTCCTGGAAGAAGCAAGGCGGTGACAAAAGAATCACTCGGCCCTATTCAGATAAGCAGATCGGGGGGAAGAGGATCTTGACCTTCTACCTGCGGGATAAACAGAGGACTGACTGGGTTATCCATGAGTATTATCTCACCAAGGCCAATTCTGATGAGCAGGTCGGGGACTTTGTTCTCTGCCGCTTGAAGAACAAGTCAGGCAAGTCTGATCATGATCAGCAGGATGATCCACTGTGCGATGGAGGTGAACCTAATAGTGGTAGCTGCAGTATGGTCTCCAATGTTGAACATCAAGGATCCAAAGAGCTGGGAACTGTTCTTCCCATTTCCAATATCAATGATGATGAAGCTGAACGTGGTGGCGGTAGCTGCAGTATGGCCTTCAATGTTGAAAATCAACCATCCAAACAGCTGGAGAATGTTCTTCCGATTCCCAATCGCAGTGATGGTGACACTGAACATGGTGGTGGCAGCTGCCACATCGCCTCTGGTTTCGAAAATGAAGCTGCAGAATTTGGTTTGCTtacagaagaagaaataaaccaGACCTTCAAGGAGCTGATAGATGCTGTTAGGGAATATGATGGTAATGAGCAAGAAGTTAGAGGCTCACAAACTGATTTTTGTTATATTGATCAGAATGATCATTGGATCTCTGTTGAAGATCAACCAGCTGATAGCTGCATTTCATCTGATTCCATTGTGGTTGAAAAG CCCCTTGATGAGCCAGGAAATCTGGCCTTGCACCGTCATCCACTTCCGCCACCCAATATGGTTGAAAAG CCACTTGATGAGCCAAGAAATCTGGCCTTACCCCTTCATCCACCTCCGCCACCCAATATGTTTGAAAAG CCACTTGATGAGCCAGGAAATCTGGGCTTACCCCTACATCCACCTCCATCACCTCAACTGCAGTCACCAATATACACAAAGCTGGGCACCACCAATGTCCAAAATGATGAATCTCGTAAGAGGAAATATTCATTTGGGGATAATGACTCTTTTCTTACGAAGAAGAATCATATTGATGAAGTAGATAGCAACTCTTCATCTAATTCTGAAAATCAAGCTGCGGATGCGATTCCAGAG GGATATTCTCAACCAGGAGAAAATCTGGAATCTGAATCATTTCAGTCGCAGGAACTACCATCAATAAACAGAGTACCGGGAGATTTTCCCCATGAcaataatttaattgaatggGGTAAGTTTTCACCTATAACAGAAGGTTTTGACTCTTCTCTCGAGTTCTCAGATACATTTATTGATTGCTACCCCTGTGACTGA
- the LOC112182193 gene encoding NAC domain-containing protein 74-like: protein MMMMSSGCITLPKGLRFLPSDEELVSDYLEKKNQQKDPEIKAIISVINVCEHGPSDLAALVPRVKFLDGEWEFTMADSPDMELYFYSPRVFKHSTSKSTRSNRKTEEGYWKKQGKDRRITRARSDEQIGGKRILTFYLRDKQKTDWVIHEYYLTKANSDEQIGDFVLCRLKNKSGKSDHDQQDDPLCDGGEPNSGSCSMVSNVEDQGSKELGTVLPIPKGTNDEAEHGGGSCSMAFDVENQASKHLENDLPIPNGNDNEAEHDKDAPFFDRGSTSCSMASNVENQAEENWASIEQVNVVPIPNGNGDEAETGGGMITEEEEYLALKELENALQSPIGNPHEFQGTQTDPCHIDKNDLSTSVEGRPDKSNLSDMIEELLDDPENLDSLFDTPEPPQLHQPPMYTTNDHNDECRKRAYPFEDNEPSLVKKNNISTNDDDELVSKTASSSENQAANINMIQERYSQQGVNLGSDFDSFLPKDYDYTLPSINGGPGDFPHDNNFIEWDDLPSLYEGMDYSPAKFSHTVIDGGKGVTSDGNTEVVDGSVNDYSALATGATLQCS, encoded by the exons atgatgatgatgagcagCGGCTGCATCACACTTCCTAAGGGTCTCCGATTCCTGCCCTCCGACGAGGAGCTGGTGAGTGATTACTTGGAGAAGAAGAATCAGCAGAAGGATCCCGAAATCAAGGCCATCATCTCTGTAATCAATGTGTGCGAGCACGGGCCTAGCGACTTAGCAG CTCTGGTACCAAGGGTGAAATTTCTGGACGGGGAGTGGGAATTCACCATGGCGGACTCTCCGGACATGGAGCTGTACTTCTACAGTCCGCGAGTTTTTAAACACAGCACAAGCAAAAGCACTCGGTCCAACAGGAAAACGGAGGAAGGCTACTGGAAGAAGCAAGGCAAGGACCGCAGAATCACTCGGGCACGTTCTGATGAGCAGATCGGGGGGAAGAGGATCTTGACCTTCTACCTGCGGGATAAACAGAAGACTGACTGGGTTATCCATGAGTATTATCTCACTAAGGCGAATTCTGATGAGCAGATCGGGGACTTTGTTCTATGCCGCTTGAAGAACAAGTCAGGCAAGTCTGATCATGATCAGCAGGATGATCCACTGTGCGATGGAGGTGAACCTAATAGTGGTAGCTGCAGTATGGTCTCCAATGTTGAAGATCAAGGATCCAAAGAGCTGGGAACTGTTCTTCCGATTCCCAAGGGCACTAATGATGAAGCTGAACATGGTGGCGGTAGCTGCAGTATGGCCTTTGATGTTGAAAATCAAGCATCCAAACACCTGGAAAATGATCTTCCGATTCCCAATGGCAATGATAATGAAGCTGAACATGATAAGGATGCCCCATTCTTCGATCGAGGTAGCACTAGCTGCAGTATGGCCTCCAATGTTGAAAATCAAGCTGAAGAAAATTGGGCATCCATTGAGCAGGTTAATGTCGTTCCAATTCCCAATGGAAATGGTGATGAAGCTGAAACTGGTGGTGGTATGATTACAGAAGAAGAGGAATACCTGGCTTTAAAGGAGCTGGAAAATGCTCTTCAGAGTCCTATTGGCAATCCTCATGAATTCCAAGGCACGCAAACTGATCCTTGTCATATAGATAAGAATGATCTTTCGACCTCTGTTGAAGGCCGACCTGATAAGAGCAATTTGTCTGATATGATTGAAGAG CTACTAGATGACCCAGAAAATCTGGATTCACTCTTTGATACGCCTGAGCCACCTCAACTGCATCAGCCACCAATGTATACCACCAATGACCATAATGATGAATGTCGTAAGAGGGCATATCCATTTGAGGACAATGAGCCTTCTCTTGTGAAGAAGAATAATATTTCAACCAATGACGACGACGAATTAGTTAGCAAGACCGCATCCAGTTCGGAAAATCAAGCTGCAAATATCAATATGATTCAAGAG AGATATTCTCAACAAGGAGTAAATCTGGGATCAGACTTTGATTCATTTCTGCCGAAGGATTACGATTATACACTACCATCAATAAACGGAGGACCGGGAGATTTTCCCCATGACAATAATTTTATTGAGTGGGATGATTTGCCATCCTTATACGAAGGTATGGACTATTCTCCCGCAAAGTTCTCACATACAGTTATTGATGGTGGCAAAGGAGTAACCAGTGACGGAAACACCGAAGTAGTAGATGGATCGGTAAACGATTATTCTGCATTAGCCACTGGAGCAACGCTCCAATGTAGCTAA